The Hymenobacter oligotrophus genome has a window encoding:
- a CDS encoding aconitate hydratase codes for MAFDLDMIKTVYNGLGERVEAARRVVGRPLTLAEKILYAHLYAGTPTQGFERGVSYVDFAPDRVAMQDATAQMALLQFMQAGRDKTAVPSTVHCDHLIQARDGAAEDLAVANDENKEVYDFLASVSNKYGIGFWKPGAGIIHQVVLENYAFPGGMMIGTDSHTPNAGGLGMIAIGVGGADAVDVMAGMAWELKFPKLIGVKLTGKLSGWASPKDVILKVAGILTVKGGTGAIVEYFGEGASNMSCTGKATICNMGAEIGATTSVFAYDESMATYLSGTGRAEIADMANGVAQHLRPDDEVLADPAQYYDQLIEINLSELEPHVNGPFTPDAAWPISQFAAAVKEHNWPARLEVGLIGSCTNSSYEDITRAASIAEQAVTKGLTVNAEFTVTPGSELVRYTVQRDGLLDTFAQMGGVVLANACGPCIGQWARHTDDPKRKNSIITSFNRNFAKRNDGNPNTHAFVASPEIVTAFAIAGDLTFNPLTDTLLNKNGEQVKLDEPRGLEMPPQGYAVEDAGYQAPAENGMGVQVIVDPNSDRLELLEPFKPWEGTDLMGLRLLIKAQGKCTTDHISMAGPWLKYRGHLDNISNNMLIGAINAFNSEANKVRDFVSQGETYNSVPQVARNYKSMGIGTVVVGDENYGEGSSREHAAMEPRHLGVRAILVKSFARIHETNLKKQGMLALTFANKADYDLIEEGDTIDILGLTEFAPGKPLQIRLHHTDGDTDLITVNHTYNQGQIEWFKAGSALNLIRLQQSTEASAL; via the coding sequence ATGGCGTTTGACCTGGACATGATCAAGACCGTGTACAACGGTCTGGGCGAGCGAGTAGAAGCTGCCCGCCGCGTGGTGGGCCGCCCCCTCACGCTGGCCGAAAAAATCCTATACGCCCACTTGTATGCCGGTACACCCACGCAGGGCTTTGAGCGTGGCGTATCGTACGTTGACTTCGCGCCCGACCGCGTAGCCATGCAGGACGCCACCGCCCAGATGGCCCTGCTGCAGTTCATGCAAGCCGGCCGCGACAAAACGGCTGTGCCCTCCACCGTGCACTGCGACCACCTTATTCAGGCCCGCGACGGCGCCGCCGAAGACCTGGCCGTAGCCAACGACGAGAACAAGGAAGTGTACGACTTCCTGGCTTCTGTATCGAACAAGTACGGCATTGGCTTCTGGAAGCCCGGTGCTGGTATCATTCACCAAGTGGTGCTCGAAAACTACGCCTTCCCCGGCGGTATGATGATCGGTACCGACTCGCACACCCCCAACGCGGGCGGCCTCGGCATGATTGCCATTGGCGTAGGCGGTGCCGATGCCGTTGACGTAATGGCCGGCATGGCATGGGAGCTGAAGTTTCCGAAGCTGATCGGCGTGAAGCTGACCGGCAAGCTTTCGGGCTGGGCTTCGCCCAAAGACGTTATCCTGAAAGTAGCGGGTATCCTGACCGTAAAAGGCGGCACCGGCGCTATCGTGGAATACTTCGGCGAAGGCGCTTCGAACATGTCGTGCACGGGTAAGGCTACCATCTGCAACATGGGCGCCGAAATCGGGGCTACCACCTCGGTATTCGCCTACGACGAGTCGATGGCCACCTACCTGAGCGGTACCGGCCGCGCCGAAATTGCCGACATGGCCAACGGCGTAGCGCAGCACCTGCGCCCCGACGACGAAGTGCTGGCCGACCCGGCTCAGTACTACGATCAGCTGATCGAGATTAACCTCTCGGAGCTGGAGCCGCACGTAAACGGCCCCTTTACGCCCGACGCAGCTTGGCCGATTTCGCAGTTTGCGGCGGCCGTTAAGGAGCACAACTGGCCCGCTCGTCTCGAGGTAGGCCTGATTGGTTCGTGCACCAACTCGTCGTACGAAGACATCACCCGTGCGGCTTCCATCGCCGAGCAGGCCGTAACCAAAGGCCTGACGGTAAACGCCGAGTTCACGGTAACGCCGGGTTCGGAGCTGGTACGCTACACCGTGCAGCGCGACGGCCTGCTCGATACCTTCGCCCAAATGGGCGGCGTGGTGCTGGCCAACGCCTGCGGTCCGTGCATCGGCCAGTGGGCCCGCCACACCGACGACCCCAAGCGCAAGAACTCGATCATCACTTCGTTCAACCGCAACTTCGCCAAGCGTAACGACGGCAACCCGAACACCCACGCGTTCGTGGCTTCGCCGGAAATCGTAACCGCTTTCGCTATTGCCGGCGACCTGACCTTCAACCCGCTCACTGATACGCTCCTGAACAAAAACGGCGAGCAAGTAAAGCTGGATGAGCCCCGCGGCCTCGAAATGCCGCCGCAAGGCTACGCCGTGGAAGACGCGGGCTACCAAGCTCCGGCCGAAAACGGCATGGGCGTGCAGGTAATCGTTGATCCGAACTCCGACCGCCTCGAGCTGCTCGAGCCCTTCAAGCCCTGGGAAGGCACCGACCTGATGGGTCTGCGCCTGCTCATCAAGGCCCAAGGCAAGTGCACCACCGACCACATTTCGATGGCCGGCCCGTGGCTGAAGTACCGTGGTCACCTGGACAACATCTCGAACAACATGCTCATCGGGGCCATCAACGCTTTCAACAGCGAGGCCAACAAGGTGCGCGACTTCGTGAGCCAGGGCGAAACCTACAACTCGGTACCGCAAGTGGCCCGCAACTACAAGTCGATGGGCATCGGCACGGTGGTAGTAGGCGACGAGAACTACGGGGAAGGTTCGTCGCGCGAGCACGCTGCCATGGAGCCCCGCCACCTAGGCGTGCGCGCTATCCTGGTGAAGTCGTTCGCGCGTATCCACGAAACCAACCTGAAGAAGCAGGGCATGCTGGCCCTCACCTTCGCCAACAAGGCCGACTACGACCTGATTGAGGAAGGCGACACCATCGACATCCTCGGCCTGACCGAGTTTGCCCCCGGCAAGCCGCTGCAGATCCGCCTGCACCACACCGACGGCGACACGGACCTCATCACGGTGAACCACACCTACAACCAGGGCCAAATCGAGTGGTTTAAGGCCGGCTCGGCCCTGAACCTGATCCGTCTGCAGCAGTCGACGGAAGCCAGCGCGCTGTAG
- a CDS encoding GNAT family N-acetyltransferase produces the protein MTLPLSLLAAPQNLVPQLETADLILRGPKLDDLQESADMHTDPDFFRYLGNKPNTEEEVWRRILGQLGHWAMLGYGSWAIEERATGRYIGAVGFFDYQRDLTPSIKGTPEAGWVLSPRVHRRGYASQALEAALAWADAHFPTNRITCIIDPDNEASLRLAGKFGFQEFVRTTYHEGLIVLLERIRT, from the coding sequence ATGACCCTGCCCCTAAGCCTGCTCGCCGCGCCGCAAAACCTGGTGCCGCAGCTCGAAACCGCCGACCTTATCCTGCGCGGGCCCAAGCTCGATGATTTGCAGGAGTCGGCCGACATGCACACCGACCCCGATTTCTTCCGCTACCTAGGCAACAAGCCCAATACGGAGGAAGAAGTGTGGCGCCGCATCCTGGGTCAGCTGGGGCACTGGGCCATGCTGGGCTACGGCTCTTGGGCCATTGAGGAAAGAGCCACCGGCCGCTACATCGGGGCGGTGGGCTTTTTCGACTACCAGCGCGACCTCACGCCCTCCATCAAAGGCACGCCCGAAGCGGGCTGGGTGTTGTCGCCGCGCGTGCACCGCCGCGGCTACGCCAGCCAGGCCCTGGAGGCAGCCCTGGCTTGGGCCGATGCTCACTTCCCCACCAACCGCATTACCTGCATCATCGACCCCGACAACGAAGCCTCGCTGCGCCTCGCCGGCAAGTTCGGCTTTCAGGAGTTTGTCCGCACCACGTACCACGAAGGCCTCATTGTGTTGCTGGAGCGCATCCGTACCTAG
- a CDS encoding peroxiredoxin family protein, producing the protein MTFRFVSGRLLLGSAALLASVLTACNSGSDKTAADSVEKTSAASPLKTGPWRGTLKTQGQEIPFLFEVAEEGGKQVAYLINKGINGEERLKLDEISTAGDSTSIKLHVFDAALVVRPAGEGKLIGTWVKYDAPEPYRVPFEATQSNQLFGDAQGQAQNFAGTWATTFKDDEGNTTPAVGIFKQNGSEVTGTFLTTTGDYRYLAGQAEGNSVRMTTFDGNHGWLFTAQKQADGTLKGDFYSGKSGHETWTAKLDPNAKLPDANALTGMKPGQKRLDFKFPNVYEGGSISPTDPKYKGKVVVVQVLGSWCPNCMDETNFLAPWYEKNKQRGVEIIGLGFERSPDQKAAAQKLLKMKERLNVGYDLAVAGIANKDSASKALPQLSKVLAFPTTIFLDKKGEVRKIHTGFSGPGTGEYYQKQTAEFNKTIDQLLAE; encoded by the coding sequence ATGACTTTTCGTTTCGTTTCGGGCCGCCTGCTGTTGGGCAGCGCCGCCCTGCTGGCGTCGGTGCTGACGGCCTGCAACTCGGGTTCCGACAAAACTGCTGCTGATAGCGTGGAAAAAACCAGCGCGGCCTCGCCGCTGAAAACCGGCCCCTGGCGCGGCACTTTGAAAACCCAAGGGCAGGAAATTCCTTTCCTGTTTGAGGTGGCCGAAGAAGGTGGCAAACAGGTGGCTTACCTGATTAACAAAGGCATCAACGGCGAGGAGCGCCTGAAGCTGGATGAAATTAGCACCGCTGGCGACTCGACTTCTATTAAGCTGCACGTGTTTGATGCAGCCTTGGTGGTGCGCCCCGCAGGCGAAGGCAAACTAATTGGTACGTGGGTGAAGTACGACGCGCCCGAGCCGTACCGAGTGCCGTTTGAGGCTACGCAAAGCAACCAACTGTTTGGCGATGCGCAGGGCCAAGCCCAAAACTTTGCGGGCACTTGGGCTACCACGTTCAAGGACGACGAAGGCAACACCACGCCTGCGGTGGGCATCTTCAAGCAAAACGGCTCGGAGGTTACAGGCACATTTCTGACTACCACGGGCGACTACCGCTACTTGGCGGGCCAAGCCGAAGGCAACAGCGTGCGCATGACCACTTTCGACGGCAACCACGGATGGCTATTTACAGCCCAAAAGCAGGCAGATGGTACGCTAAAGGGCGACTTCTACAGCGGCAAATCGGGCCACGAAACCTGGACGGCTAAGCTAGACCCCAATGCCAAGCTGCCCGACGCCAACGCCCTCACCGGCATGAAGCCCGGCCAGAAGCGCCTCGACTTCAAATTCCCGAACGTGTACGAAGGCGGCTCTATCTCCCCCACCGACCCCAAGTACAAGGGCAAAGTAGTAGTGGTGCAGGTGCTCGGCTCGTGGTGCCCCAACTGCATGGACGAAACTAACTTCCTGGCGCCGTGGTACGAGAAGAACAAGCAGCGCGGCGTGGAAATCATCGGCCTAGGTTTCGAGCGCAGCCCCGACCAGAAGGCAGCCGCCCAAAAGCTGCTGAAAATGAAGGAGCGCCTGAACGTGGGCTACGATTTGGCCGTGGCCGGCATAGCCAACAAAGACTCGGCGAGCAAAGCCCTGCCCCAGCTCTCGAAAGTACTGGCCTTCCCCACCACCATCTTCCTGGATAAGAAGGGCGAGGTGCGCAAAATTCATACGGGCTTTAGCGGCCCCGGCACCGGCGAGTACTACCAAAAGCAGACCGCGGAGTTCAACAAAACCATCGATCAGCTGCTGGCAGAGTAG
- a CDS encoding SDR family oxidoreductase, whose translation MTRILLTGATGNVGAATLQHLLQTPNVAERLLAAVRPGTAPALPAGVATVPLDFTDPTTYPPALQGIERLLLIRPPELSDVKRYLRPFIERAQLSGVRHVVFLSLQGAQYNWFAPHHKVEADLRRSGMGWTMLRPSFFMQNLSTTHCFDIRDNHQILLPAGNGRTSFVDVRDIGAVAARVLLQPGELPNAAYELTGTEALTYTEVAAVLSQVLGQPIRYRAAGIGEFRQHMLAHGLKPAFINVMIGIYSVARLGLAARTTGTAADLLGRAPISFRQFAEDFKSSWQ comes from the coding sequence ATGACCCGAATCCTGCTCACGGGGGCCACCGGCAACGTAGGCGCGGCCACGCTCCAACACTTGCTGCAAACCCCCAACGTGGCCGAGCGTCTGCTGGCCGCTGTGCGCCCCGGCACCGCCCCCGCCTTGCCCGCGGGCGTAGCCACCGTACCACTCGATTTCACCGACCCCACCACCTACCCGCCCGCGCTGCAAGGCATCGAGCGGCTGCTGCTGATTCGGCCGCCTGAGCTGAGCGACGTAAAGCGCTACCTGCGCCCGTTTATCGAGCGGGCGCAACTGAGCGGCGTGCGGCACGTGGTGTTTTTGTCGTTGCAGGGCGCGCAATACAACTGGTTTGCCCCACACCACAAGGTAGAGGCCGATTTGCGCCGCTCGGGCATGGGCTGGACGATGCTACGGCCCAGCTTTTTTATGCAGAACCTGAGCACCACGCATTGCTTCGACATCCGCGACAACCACCAGATTTTGCTGCCCGCCGGCAATGGCCGCACGTCGTTTGTTGATGTGCGCGACATCGGGGCCGTAGCGGCGCGCGTGCTGCTGCAGCCCGGCGAGCTGCCCAACGCGGCTTACGAGCTAACCGGCACCGAGGCGCTTACCTACACCGAAGTAGCCGCCGTGCTTTCGCAGGTGCTGGGCCAGCCCATCCGGTACCGCGCCGCAGGCATCGGCGAGTTTAGGCAGCACATGCTGGCCCACGGGCTCAAGCCCGCGTTCATCAACGTCATGATCGGTATTTACTCGGTGGCGCGGCTGGGCCTGGCGGCCCGCACCACCGGCACCGCCGCCGATTTGCTGGGCCGCGCGCCCATCTCGTTCCGGCAGTTTGCCGAGGATTTTAAAAGCAGCTGGCAATAA
- a CDS encoding LexA family protein encodes MTRITPFSISTDWAGFTLPLFACVVPAGFPSPADDHLDAPLNLHELLFAHPASTFLARVTGDSMNGAGIRHNDIIAVDRALEPADGCIVVAVLDGEHTVKRLRREGTQTWLEPENPRYPVIRLHEGSELIVFGVVTHVIHAFREKRSRVLGQVPNQRRRA; translated from the coding sequence ATGACGCGCATTACGCCTTTTTCTATTAGCACCGATTGGGCCGGCTTCACGCTGCCGCTCTTCGCCTGCGTGGTGCCGGCCGGTTTTCCGTCGCCGGCCGACGACCACCTCGACGCACCGCTGAACCTGCACGAGCTGTTGTTTGCGCATCCGGCCTCCACGTTTCTGGCCCGCGTAACCGGCGACTCGATGAACGGGGCCGGCATTCGCCACAACGACATCATCGCCGTCGACCGCGCCCTGGAGCCCGCCGATGGCTGCATTGTGGTGGCCGTGCTCGATGGCGAACATACCGTGAAGCGCCTGCGCCGCGAGGGCACGCAAACGTGGCTGGAGCCCGAAAACCCGCGCTACCCTGTTATTCGCTTGCACGAGGGCAGCGAGCTGATTGTGTTTGGGGTGGTAACGCACGTAATCCACGCCTTTCGCGAAAAGCGCAGCCGCGTGCTCGGGCAGGTACCCAACCAGCGCCGCCGCGCCTAG
- a CDS encoding ArnT family glycosyltransferase: MVAIKSLQKKQHLGVTLLLLFIIGIGVWIRIAHFPKIPPGFNQDEACTAVEAFALSETGKDKWGDAWPAYFRSWGSGQNVLMAYLIIPFIKVFGLNIFSIRILPLILGILTLPLLYGAVRALGRYASLLTVFVVAVVPWHFMLSRWGLESNLVPFFMLLGCAMVIQAINTQKPAWIAACLVPFALSLYAYGTTVVVLPGLLLLLLLAFRKRIALRWPYWLAAVGLFAVVAAPFALVILENFILHKNLAWTDKLFFSTPLLEVNRLQQVNEANQQHEWQMLRHNWAFVNSGFNDGSSYNMIQGFRPLFSFTILLFVVALAVMLYRVLRPKWPVAESRRDVVAWVFFAWAVASLPLFFVIDLNINRFNHFYLPCLVLSVWVIDLIIRNINDNVPKTAIRAVVVLWFAVEGGLVVRDYFAEYPSSRIREDFNVGLKEAFDEAERLPGVRQVLVTTHMPLPYVYTLFFSKYPPARFQQDKSYELVNGLYDVKRVGKFVFAESTLEPGRDFGYLMRKNQMQDTDKWRHEPLFGNDYWEVGIVRVLP, encoded by the coding sequence ATGGTTGCCATTAAAAGCTTGCAGAAAAAACAGCACCTAGGCGTTACGCTTCTACTGCTATTTATTATCGGAATCGGTGTCTGGATTCGGATTGCGCATTTTCCGAAAATACCACCCGGCTTTAACCAAGATGAGGCGTGCACCGCGGTGGAGGCGTTTGCGTTGTCTGAAACCGGCAAGGATAAATGGGGCGACGCATGGCCGGCATACTTCCGCTCGTGGGGCAGTGGGCAAAATGTGTTAATGGCTTATTTAATTATCCCTTTTATTAAAGTATTTGGCCTGAATATATTTTCCATTCGTATTCTGCCGCTGATACTCGGTATTCTTACCCTGCCGCTGTTGTATGGGGCCGTTCGCGCCCTAGGTCGTTATGCCTCTTTGCTGACCGTGTTTGTGGTGGCGGTGGTTCCGTGGCATTTTATGCTGTCGAGGTGGGGGCTGGAGAGCAATTTGGTGCCGTTTTTTATGCTGCTGGGTTGCGCAATGGTAATTCAGGCCATAAACACCCAAAAGCCCGCGTGGATTGCGGCGTGCCTCGTGCCCTTCGCCCTGTCGTTGTACGCCTACGGCACCACCGTTGTGGTGCTGCCGGGGTTGCTACTGCTGCTGTTACTGGCGTTTCGCAAACGCATTGCGCTTCGGTGGCCGTATTGGCTGGCTGCGGTGGGCCTGTTTGCCGTGGTGGCGGCGCCGTTTGCGCTGGTTATTCTGGAGAATTTTATCCTGCACAAGAACCTGGCTTGGACGGATAAGCTGTTCTTCTCTACGCCTTTGCTCGAGGTAAACCGGCTCCAGCAGGTAAACGAAGCCAACCAGCAGCACGAATGGCAAATGCTGCGGCATAATTGGGCTTTCGTTAATTCCGGGTTCAACGACGGCTCATCCTATAACATGATTCAGGGATTCAGGCCGCTGTTTAGCTTTACTATCCTGCTTTTTGTGGTTGCGCTGGCGGTTATGCTCTACCGCGTGCTGCGGCCTAAATGGCCGGTAGCGGAGTCGCGGCGCGACGTAGTGGCGTGGGTGTTTTTTGCGTGGGCGGTGGCGTCGTTGCCGTTGTTTTTTGTGATTGATTTAAATATCAATCGGTTTAATCATTTCTATTTGCCGTGCTTGGTGCTGTCGGTTTGGGTTATTGATTTAATTATTAGAAATATAAATGATAACGTGCCCAAAACCGCCATTCGCGCAGTTGTGGTATTGTGGTTTGCTGTGGAAGGCGGATTGGTGGTTCGGGATTATTTTGCGGAGTACCCAAGCAGCCGAATTCGCGAGGATTTTAACGTGGGTTTGAAAGAGGCGTTCGACGAAGCAGAGCGCCTGCCGGGCGTGCGGCAAGTGCTCGTAACCACGCATATGCCGCTGCCTTACGTGTACACGTTGTTTTTCTCGAAATACCCACCGGCCCGTTTTCAGCAGGATAAATCCTATGAACTGGTAAATGGCCTCTACGATGTAAAGCGGGTAGGCAAGTTTGTGTTTGCCGAAAGCACGCTGGAGCCGGGCAGGGATTTTGGGTATTTGATGCGCAAAAACCAGATGCAGGACACCGATAAATGGCGCCACGAACCCCTTTTCGGCAACGATTACTGGGAGGTTGGTATCGTGCGGGTGCTGCCGTAG
- a CDS encoding ABC transporter ATP-binding protein, translating to MLQVSHINFQEEGNFGLRDISFTQQRFQKLAIAGETGSGKSTLLQTIAGLVSPGSGEVWFEGQRVEDPHEKLIPGHKGIAYLSQQFELPKFLRVEQVLQYANALPAGEAETLYEVCQISHLLKRKTNQLSGGERQRIALAKLLLGAPRLLLLDEPFSNLDIGHKTTLKAVIRDISERLGITCTLISHDPLDTLSWADEILVMQHGAIVQRGTPQQVYQQPTSEYVAGLFGGYNLLRGAAQKALAKHLGLRPNRKALLLRPENLRLVAPGQGLAGTVTEVNYYGSYYELRAELAGASVVIRTTGNGLAVGAAVHVAVPPEAVWYV from the coding sequence ATGCTCCAAGTCTCCCACATCAACTTTCAGGAAGAAGGCAACTTCGGCCTGCGCGACATCAGCTTTACCCAACAGCGATTTCAGAAGCTGGCCATTGCCGGCGAAACGGGCTCGGGCAAAAGCACGCTGCTGCAAACCATAGCCGGGCTGGTGTCGCCTGGGTCGGGCGAGGTGTGGTTTGAAGGGCAGCGCGTGGAGGACCCGCACGAAAAATTGATTCCCGGGCACAAAGGCATTGCCTACCTCTCGCAGCAGTTTGAGCTGCCCAAGTTTTTGCGTGTGGAGCAGGTGCTGCAGTACGCCAACGCCCTGCCCGCCGGCGAGGCCGAAACGCTGTACGAGGTGTGCCAGATCAGCCATTTGTTGAAGCGAAAAACCAACCAGCTTTCGGGCGGCGAGCGGCAGCGCATTGCCTTGGCCAAGCTGCTGCTGGGCGCTCCTAGGTTGCTGCTGCTCGATGAGCCCTTCTCCAACCTCGACATCGGCCACAAAACCACGCTCAAAGCCGTTATTCGCGACATCAGCGAACGGCTGGGCATCACGTGCACCCTCATTTCGCACGACCCCCTGGACACCCTTTCGTGGGCCGACGAGATACTGGTAATGCAGCACGGCGCCATTGTGCAGCGCGGCACGCCCCAGCAGGTGTACCAACAGCCCACGAGCGAGTACGTGGCCGGCTTGTTTGGGGGCTATAACCTGCTGCGCGGTGCCGCGCAAAAAGCCCTGGCTAAGCACCTAGGGCTGCGACCCAACCGCAAAGCCCTGCTGCTGCGCCCCGAAAACCTGCGGCTGGTAGCGCCGGGCCAGGGGCTGGCCGGCACCGTAACGGAGGTAAACTACTACGGCAGCTACTACGAGTTGCGGGCCGAGCTGGCCGGGGCATCGGTTGTTATCCGCACCACCGGCAACGGGCTGGCCGTGGGTGCGGCGGTGCACGTGGCAGTGCCGCCCGAGGCTGTGTGGTACGTGTAG